The following proteins are encoded in a genomic region of Nitrospirota bacterium:
- a CDS encoding HypC/HybG/HupF family hydrogenase formation chaperone, whose amino-acid sequence MCLAVPSKIVSINNHLSVVDVMGVRREISLLLMPEEVSVGDYVLIHAGFAIQRVDETAAMETLRFFKEAGALSALTQG is encoded by the coding sequence ATGTGTTTAGCAGTGCCGTCAAAAATAGTAAGCATAAATAACCACCTGTCGGTAGTGGACGTTATGGGAGTGCGGCGGGAGATAAGTCTGCTTCTGATGCCTGAGGAGGTCTCCGTAGGGGATTATGTGTTAATTCATGCGGGGTTTGCTATACAAAGAGTTGATGAAACAGCCGCTATGGAAACTCTCAGGTTTTTTAAAGAAGCCGGAGCACTTTCAGCCCTTACGCAGGGATAA
- a CDS encoding hydrogenase maturation nickel metallochaperone HypA, with translation MHELYIAQSILDSAVSHCLESGCNRIESVTIQVGLASGVMSEALNFAFDAIKAGTIAETASLITEKVAPECVCKNCAQIFEPTDSFILICPECQSTDVSITKGFELQMLCLEAI, from the coding sequence ATGCACGAGCTGTATATTGCTCAAAGCATACTTGATAGCGCTGTCAGCCATTGCTTAGAGAGTGGATGCAACCGCATTGAATCGGTGACTATACAGGTGGGGCTTGCCTCAGGCGTAATGAGTGAAGCACTTAACTTTGCCTTTGATGCTATAAAAGCTGGAACAATAGCTGAAACAGCGTCACTCATCACTGAGAAAGTCGCACCCGAGTGTGTTTGTAAAAACTGTGCACAAATATTTGAGCCCACTGATAGTTTTATACTAATATGCCCTGAATGTCAGTCAACTGATGTATCTATTACTAAGGGTTTTGAACTACAAATGCTCTGTCTGGAGGCAATATGA
- the hypB gene encoding hydrogenase nickel incorporation protein HypB gives MNIQVVSKILEANDRLADANARKLKAAGVYTINLMGAPGAGKTSVLEAVITKLKSERLRVGVIEGDITGSEDARRIDALNVPVVQINTGGACHLDANMISEVLDSMPLDSLDMLIIENVGNLVCPAEFKVGEDIKLMVLSVTEGDDKPLKYPLMFRESAALIFNKIDLLPYTNFNMDRAQKDAMTIHPEIKIFKTSCKTKDGVEELCAWLKGLR, from the coding sequence ATGAACATACAAGTTGTATCAAAAATACTTGAGGCAAATGACCGCCTTGCTGACGCTAACGCTCGTAAACTAAAGGCTGCCGGTGTTTACACCATAAATCTTATGGGAGCTCCCGGAGCCGGTAAAACAAGCGTTCTTGAAGCTGTTATTACAAAACTAAAGAGCGAAAGGCTCAGAGTCGGGGTCATCGAGGGCGATATCACAGGCTCAGAGGATGCCCGAAGAATCGACGCTCTTAATGTACCGGTTGTTCAAATTAACACAGGAGGCGCCTGCCATCTCGATGCCAACATGATAAGCGAGGTACTGGATTCCATGCCGCTTGACTCTCTCGATATGCTTATAATAGAAAACGTTGGCAATCTTGTCTGTCCTGCCGAGTTTAAAGTCGGAGAGGACATTAAGCTGATGGTACTAAGTGTAACCGAAGGAGACGACAAGCCACTTAAGTACCCGCTGATGTTTCGTGAATCGGCTGCTTTGATATTTAACAAAATAGATCTTTTGCCCTATACCAACTTTAATATGGACAGAGCCCAAAAAGATGCCATGACAATACACCCTGAGATTAAGATATTTAAAACATCGTGTAAAACCAAAGACGGGGTAGAGGAGCTTTGTGCGTGGTTAAAAGGACTCAGATAA